A section of the Suncus etruscus isolate mSunEtr1 chromosome X, mSunEtr1.pri.cur, whole genome shotgun sequence genome encodes:
- the LOC125999299 gene encoding sperm acrosome-associated protein 5-like gives MQSWASALMILTMMMILTVYARIYDRCKLAQKLENEGLSGFMGYSIEDWLCMAHYESGFDTSLLSHNIDGSSEYGIFQLNSAWWCDNGITPTHNLCHMNCQDLRNYHIKDDILCAKKIVTFHSGMGAWDTWTNYCSGYDLSKWTNGCHMHLRPN, from the exons ATGCAGTCTTGGGCCTCCGCATTGATGATCCTTACTATGATGATGATTCTAACTGTCTATGCCAGAATCTATGACCGCTGTAAATTGGCACAAAAGCTGGAGAATGAAGGCCTCAGTGGCTTCATGGGTTACAGCATTGAAGACT GGCTGTGCATGGCACACTATGAAAGTGGATTTGATACGTCTTTATTGAGCCATAATATTGATGGCAGCAGTGAATATGGCATTTTCCAACTGAATTCTGCATGGTGGTGTGATAATGGCATTACACCTACCCATAACCTCTGCCACATGAATTGTCAAG ATCTGCGTAACTACCATATTAAAGATGACATCTTATGTGCAAAGAAGATTGTGACCTTCCATAGTGGAATGGGTGCCTG GGATACTTGGACAAACTACTGTTCTGGTTATGACTTATCTAAATGGACCAACGGGTGTCATATGCACTTAAGACCTAATTAG